The following nucleotide sequence is from Flavobacterium sp. N1736.
AATATTTATGTTCGTAAACAATTGCGACGACTATTTCAGCGAAAAGCAACGATAGGAACTAAAGTTGTAAAAAAGAAAGCCGAAGAAGAAGGAGCTCAAAAATTCAGTCAGTATTTTGATTGGGAAGAACCTTTAACAAAAGCGCCTTCACATCGATTATTAGCAATGCTTCGTGCAGAAAATGAAGGTTTTGTGAAGATGAAAGTTGATGTTGATATTGATGAAGCTTATGATGTTATTGATGAAATAATCATTAAAAAACAAAATAATACAACAGCACATTTGCAATTAGCAATTGAAGATAGTTATAAACGATTATTGAATCCGGCAATTGGAAATGAAACCTTGCAGGAAGCAAAAGCAAAAGCTGATGCAAACTCCATTCAGGTTTTTGCAAACAATTTAGGGCAATTATTATTGGCGCCGCCTTTGGGTGAAAAACGAATTCTGGCCATTGATCCGGGATTTAGAAGCGGTTGTAAAGTGGTTTGTCTGGACGAAAAAGGCGATTTATTATACAATGAAACGATTTATCCGCATGCACCTCAAAATGAGGAAGCAATGGCAATAAAAAAAATCCGTTCTATGGTAAATGCGTATCAAATTGATGCGATTTCTATTGGAAATGGAACGGCTTCGAGAGAAACGGAATTTTTCATAAAAAAAATCGCGTTCGACAAACCGCTTCAGGTTTTTATTGTTTCTGAGGCTGGAGCTTCGGTATATTCGGCTTCAAAAATTGCGCGTGAAGAATTTCCTAATTATGATGTAACCGTTCGTGGTTCGGTTTCTATTGGAAGACGACTTTCAGATCCTTTGGCCGAATTGGTAAAAATTGACCCAAAAGCAATTGGAGTAGGACAATATCAACACGATGTTGATCAAACCAAATTAAAAGAAGAATTAGACAGCACTGTAATTCGCTGCGTGAACTCGGTTGGAATCAATATCAACACGGCGAGTAAACATTTACTAAGTTACGTGAGCGGAATAGGAGAGAAGCTGGCAGAGAACATTGTACAATATCGTTCAGAAAATGGCCCTTTTGAAGATAGAAAACAGCTAAAAAAAGTGCCTCGCCTAGGCGAGAAGGCGTATCAGCAAGGCGCGGCTTTTATTCGAATTTCGAATGCTAAAAATCCGCTGGATAATTCGGCAGTACATCCGGAAGCATATCCTGTTGTAGAGAAAATGGCGAAAGATTTAAATCTTTCGGTAAACGACTTAATTGCAAACAAAGAGAAAACCGCTTTGATTAAGGCTGAAAAATATATTACACCCGAAATTGGTTTACTTACACTTAAAGACATCATTAAAGAGCTTGAAAAGCCGGGATTAGATCCAAGAAAGTCGGCTAAGGTTTTTGAATTTGATGCGAACGTAAAATCTATCAAAGATTTGAGAACCGGAATGATTTTACCGGGAATTGTGAATAACATTACCAATTTCGGCTGCTTTGTTGATATCGGAATCAAAGAAAGTGGTTTGGTTCACATTTCACAATTAAAAGCCGGTTTTGTAAGCGATGTAAACGAAGTGGTAAAACTGCACCAGCACGTTGATGTGAAAGTAACGGAAGTTGATGAAGACAGAAAAAGAATTCAATTGACGATGGTACTTTAGAACTAAATTCCAAGAAAAAAAATCAAAATTCCAATGCATTGGAATTTTTGAAATAAAAAAACTCCCAAAC
It contains:
- a CDS encoding Tex family protein, coding for MTNIQFIAKTVQTAAINIQNTVKLLEEDCTIPFISRYRKDTTGNLDEVQIEQIAKLQKDYETIVKRKEAVLKSIEEQKSLTPELKQKIEQSFDLQEIEDFYLPYKKKKKTKADVAREFGLEPLAKIIISENDVDVDFISTQYLNENVINEEAAMQGARDIVAEWINENIYVRKQLRRLFQRKATIGTKVVKKKAEEEGAQKFSQYFDWEEPLTKAPSHRLLAMLRAENEGFVKMKVDVDIDEAYDVIDEIIIKKQNNTTAHLQLAIEDSYKRLLNPAIGNETLQEAKAKADANSIQVFANNLGQLLLAPPLGEKRILAIDPGFRSGCKVVCLDEKGDLLYNETIYPHAPQNEEAMAIKKIRSMVNAYQIDAISIGNGTASRETEFFIKKIAFDKPLQVFIVSEAGASVYSASKIAREEFPNYDVTVRGSVSIGRRLSDPLAELVKIDPKAIGVGQYQHDVDQTKLKEELDSTVIRCVNSVGININTASKHLLSYVSGIGEKLAENIVQYRSENGPFEDRKQLKKVPRLGEKAYQQGAAFIRISNAKNPLDNSAVHPEAYPVVEKMAKDLNLSVNDLIANKEKTALIKAEKYITPEIGLLTLKDIIKELEKPGLDPRKSAKVFEFDANVKSIKDLRTGMILPGIVNNITNFGCFVDIGIKESGLVHISQLKAGFVSDVNEVVKLHQHVDVKVTEVDEDRKRIQLTMVL